The following are encoded together in the Bombus pascuorum chromosome 10, iyBomPasc1.1, whole genome shotgun sequence genome:
- the LOC132911202 gene encoding piezo-type mechanosensitive ion channel component isoform X9 has protein sequence MSKYWLNVALLRVVLPLVLTGCIIWRPVGLSLVYLVLMLYSPYVPVPDAKTMAGHTGHYLKTCIGLSFLTAVSQLTFHIVLLALPAYGHFLHNCESMETIFRHIGFVRLDSVSAWEIFFWLTPELIVLPTSIMVYLICRFLSRKNVIDEEDDASLHRNDEAAKKSADSTAKIINFLGRIGTYVVLASLCITAALKPSVEGGFYFLVFLGAATWWSCNKELRKGFAILCKFVMVVVILHILALLSYQNQVPQELIPVNSTWQRYFALSPVYQTNCTDPRDVEYTTDADWLIYGYFLRLFWLYYVLALQSQFLSKKPLMRFGSGRTGLLQDSTGSVIVQDGHQDDNIQMQSLSEDEQSGIIEHIIMAVYSIFQLIINSSYLATNIIMMTWSIMYHSWTTFALLLWALILWMVPNKRASMMKCSPFIVIYATLLLLVQYIYSMDLTEEELPTKINGISVSEIGFSKSEQLSRWHLVVKCLFISMFWITMRQYTAERTRQRRSSALRDMVAPLHVSVSTATTAMNHEAPEIKSKFMKDVGILLKKLLTKFWIAVVAIMLFISGITGERMTVFRIIYMSLFLVLIITFQISWTVWRKMMYSFWITVIGYSVIMLILVYTYQFHNFPEYWNYLHIDEDLQKDIGLEIYETKDLFVRLLTPTFFVIITVLQIHYFHKDFLEVTDIDKFGTEESPRVERSSLGHSPILTMPPSSPGEVFLVEEEKEHIYSLRQLKEMSKLERLQLFHKIIQQFLHFYNYTWLFFEIHMQKIIFVSVMIFCVNDVCAINFVFVLILVIMINSRRNVQICTANTIAAIIAILMVVKMLYQIQYIDHNNWNINCTKFPAENQTQYGSNNTMYNIAEWFGIKKGEPGHLAELLKGYIGILVVTTLRKIIRIRQCFYRKARSEPLDTPQVMFPSITREDADKGVPQCLKFLFNYGFYKFGVEFCLIGIVALIGTRLDFYSVLYSIWLLLFFSLRRKSISRIWPFFKFFGIILLPIQYSFVVAPPSWFCIEYPWSESKTLRGLQEWMYLPDPDFPPNARKLMCDFILLMMVVRQSLVFKIEERSTATDREFPAGHNYSVYENMEKPNFVNPVKDYVSHIHCWLDIIKRGVLISLMWVTLSIMFLAGTERTNLFSLGYLIGAFVFLWQGSDFYLRPVKTILKWWNLLIGYNVVVIFSKALLQGVGCVLIEQLQVLACPLIQLFGITCLRKFRSSVSDIVLEKLDCEVPQEDIGMVWDGLCFGFLLLQKRLFKSYYFFHIVDETKAMSILASRGAELLEELHQKRIEIQENVEKNVLQKLKFKMDKIKANQRKIQGPSYREPQIHAVDTLYPGTRPLYRVRAPKTNREAVRSGDYYMFDDLDDDDVTDLIPDTESEKQEAEKRHEAEKRGRRMTISELMNTLIKTDIEIATHVAMYGGTEKDALRLRRRSVPLTRKKSSMSYLSARSETDTAVATDGADKTSIASADTETGEKDAAAEERDKTPEPTDDEYGEDKPDEKEETQEDEQKVSIATYFKFIIVMINSTLTSMTKYLNRFSRDYRYIRKVLTKEKKVLKTKPDFRMGMRLGITQIWQPIPLMKQGSTNGNAEESCDAGEGSNQPRPQEESSLFSEISPVQHDDEGGALSEVDQPPIIQLLASIWFGILAHSCLLCYFMVFLHQIKNASVLSTPLPLMVFCWGSLTIPRPSKTFWITLIAYTEAIVIVKCIFQLEVLPWNRDAAPNNPLFTPRIMGVERKHNYALWDLLLLLMVFFHRFMLKSLGQWTSPSLKPRKIIPSTLTVVPSKPPPPENRGQGESASLQEEESGSTVRTPKGATLNLRAAGEGENAQTTNEYEKLVAVQGEEISPANEEFNKAMNMTVNKYKEPMKDFFQKILSPISKEKTNVYAYMFLCDFFNFLLLIFGFSAFGTQQGDGGVTAYLQENRVPMPFLLMLLLQFALIVIDRALFLKKSIVGKLIFHYFLIFGVHIWMFFILPSVTERQFNERLPPQIWYMVKCFYLLLAAYQLRQGYPTRILGNFLCKKYSIVNYVLFKVFMLVPFLFELRAVMDWIWTDTSMTIMDWFKMEDIFANIYQIKCMRGVETDFPQPRGVKKQQMSKYLVGGGALFFMIGLIWFPLLLFALGGTVGVSNLPYDVSMKIRIGPYEPIYSMSAQSSSIIEYDETDFMRFSNLYARDRPAVTFLENYIHSDVAAVRLSGFSRKLWSISPPDLDRLITELEDNSTTVIIHVEWTVSRKTDAKDASGITTQVRDIKLPPYENNEFNPVRRTLANMLSSNDSTVHNGTITLQYAFPKFLKVTGRTTDVVPQLMRMPKWLDDNVEEEDENHLYRDVSLHLSTDADCCARQKWWIVKEVCNDSLYDQLLKRVPLNDCKYIMMFLFNDKTFPEGLSFISGFGILGLYTTAVIVISQMMRKIVSDMAPKIMFDDLPYVDRILRLCLDIYLVRESGELCLEEDLFAKLIFLYRSPETLIRWTRPPEEGERTDNEDQDDVDEDAVAPRGESRDVSRRE, from the exons ATGTCCAAGTATTGGCTGAACGTGGCCCTCCTCAGGGTTGTGCTGCCGCTTGTCTTGACAGGAT GTATAATATGGCGACCTGTAGGATTGTCTCTGGTTTACTTGGTTCTGATGCTATACTCGCCCTATGTGCCGGTACCAGACGCGAAAACAATGGCTGGCCACACAGGGCACTATTTAAAAACTTGCATCGGCCTGTCTTTTCTCACAGCAGTCAGCCAACTCACTTTTCACATAGTTCTATTAGCTCTACCTGCTTATGGTCACTTTCTTCACAACT GCGAATCGATGGAAACGATCTTCAGACACATAGGTTTTGTAAGACTAGATAGCGTTTCTGCCTGGGAGATCTTCTTCTGGTTGACGCCAGAGTTAATCGTGTTACCCACTAGTATAATGGTGTATCTCATATGTCGGTTTCTATCACGAAAGAACGTTATCGACGAGGAAGATGATGCATCGTTACATCGAAACGATGAGGCTGCAAAGAAAAGCGCTGACAGCACCGCCAAG ATCATCAACTTCCTAGGACGAATCGGGACCTACGTAGTTCTAGCGTCATTGTGTATCACAGCAGCATTGAAACCATCAGTTGAAGGTGGTTTCTATTTCCTCGTCTTCCTGGGAGCCGCAACTTGGTGGTCATGTAACAAAGAGCTCCGAAAGGGCTTTGCTATATTATGCAAGTTTGTGATGGTCGTGGTGATCCTTCACATCCTGGCTTTGCTCAGCTACCAGAATCAAGTGCCTCAAGAGCTAATACCCGTAAATAGCACCTGGCAACGTTATTTCGCATTGTCTCCAGTTTATCAAACGAATTGCACTGACCCGAGGGACGTTGAGTACACGACCGATGCCGATTGGTTAATTTATGGCTACTTCTTAAGGCTATTCTGGCTCTATTACGTTCTGGCATTGCAGTCACAGTTCCTGAGCAAAAAGCCG TTGATGCGATTTGGGTCCGGGAGAACGGGACTACTGCAAGATTCGACCGGAAGTGTCATTGTCCAAGATGGTCATCAGGATGACAACATTCAGATGCAAAGTCTCAGTGAAG ACGAGCAATCCGGGATCATCGAACATATCATTATGGCTGTATATTCCATCTTCCAATTGATAATCAATTCATCCTATCTTGCTACGAATATCATAATGATG actTGGAGTATAATGTACCACAGTTGGACGACGTTTGCGCTGTTATTATGGGCCTTGATTCTCTGGATGGTACCTAATAAACGCGCTTCCATGATGAAATGCTCGCCGTTTATCGTTATCTATGCGACGCTTTTGCTTCTAGTTCAATACATTTATAGCATGGATCTGACAGAAGAAGAGCTGCCAACGAAGATAAACGGGATAAGTGTGTCGGAGATTGGTTTCAGCAAATCTGAACAACTTAGCCGATGGCATTTAGTCgtcaaa TGTCTGTTCATATCTATGTTCTGGATAACTATGAGACAATATACCGCTGAAAGAACCAGACAAAGACGTTCTTCAGCATTGAGAGACATGGTAGCGCCGTTACATGTTTCTGTTTCGACAGCTACTACGGCGATGAATCACGAAGCGCCGGAAATCAAAAGCAAATTCATGAAAGATGTTGGCatacttttgaaaaaattattaaccaAATTTTGGATCGCTGTAGTGGCTATTATGCTATTCATCTCTGGAATCACCGGCGAACGTATGACCGTCTTCAGGATCATTTATATGTCCCTGTTCTTAGTTTTAATCATCACTTTCCAG ATATCATGGACAGTATGGAGGAAGATGATGTACTCATTCTGGATTACGGTCATTGGTTACTCCGTAATCATGCTGATTCTCGTGTACACTtatcaatttcataatttcccGGAATATTGGAACTACCTCCATATTGACGAGGATTTGCAGAAGGACATTGGTTTAGAAATATATGAGACCAAGGATCTATTTGTTAGATTACTCACGCCAACGTTCTTCGTAATTATCACTGTCCTGCAGATTCATTATTTCCATAAAGATTTCTTGGAAGTGACCGATATCGATAAATTCGG aaCTGAAGAAAGTCCTCGAGTCGAACGATCGAGTCTTGGCCATTCACCGATTTTAACCATGCCACCATCTTCACCGGGAGAAGTTTTCCTTgttgaagaagagaaagaacatATATACTCCTTAAGACAGTTAAAAG aaATGTCTAAACTGGAGCGGCTAcagttatttcataaaataatacagcaattcttacatttttataattacactTGGCTCTTCTTTGAAATTCACATGCAAAAGATCATTTTCGTTTCTGTGATGATTTTCTGTGTCAACGAT gTCTGTGCTATTAATTTCGTATTCGTCTTGATACTAGTTATCATGATCAATTCTCGaagaaatgttcaaatatgTACTGCCAACACGATCGCCGCGATAATTGCCATTCTGATGGTCGTGAAGATGCTATATCAAATTCAGTATATCGATCACAATAACTGGAATATTAATTGCAcg AAATTTCCAGCTGAAAATCAAACTCAGTATGGCAGCAATAACACGATGTATAATATCGCAGAGTGGTttggaataaaaaaaggagagcCAGGACACTTGGCAGAATTATTGAAGGGTTACATAGGAATCTTAGTGGTGACTACTCTCAGAAAAATCATCAGAATTCGACAGTGTTTCTATAGAAAAGCACGTAGCGAACCTTTGGACACTCCTCAAGTTATGTTCCCTTCTATCACCAGAGAAGACGCTGACAAAGGAGTACCACAGTGCTTGAAATTCCTTTTCAATTATGGATTCTATAAGTTTGGCGTTGAATTCTGTTTGATAGGAATAGTGGCACTCATTGGAACCAGATTGGATTTCTATTCTGTCCTTTATAGCATTTGGCTTTTACTATTCTTCTCTCTGAGAAGAAAATCAATATCCAGAATTTGGCCTTTCTTCAAGTTCTTTGGTATAATTTTACTACCTATTCAGTATTCTTTCGTCGTGGCTCCACCATCCTGGTTTTGTATAG AGTATCCATGGAGTGAATCCAAAACTTTGAGGGGTTTGCAAGAATGGATGTATTTACCTGATCCTGACTTTCCACCAAACGCTAGAAAATTAATGT GTGATTTTATTCTGCTAATGATGGTCGTCAGACAAAGTCTCGTCTtcaaaatcgaagaaagaagcACAGCGACTGACAGAGAATTTCCAGCTGGTCATAACTATTCCGTCTACGAGAACATGGAGAAACCAAATTTCGTCAATCCTGTGAAGGATTACGTGTCACATATCCACTGTTGGTTAGACATAATTAAACGAGGCGTATTAATAAGTCTCATGTGGGTCACTTTGTCTATCATGTTCCTGGCTGGAACAGAAAGGACCAATCTCTTCTCGTTGGGTTATTTAATTGGTGCATTCGTGTTCCTCTGGCAAGGAAGTGATTTTTACTTGAGACCAGTGAAAACCATCTTGAAATGGTGGAATCTTCTAATCGGTTACAATGTGGTCGTCATATTTTCCAAGGCTTTGCTTCAGGGTGTAGGTTGCGTACTGATAGAACAG cTGCAAGTGTTAGCATGTCCACTGATTCAGCTATTCGGTATAACTTGTCTAAGAAAATTCCGAAGTTCAGTGAGCGACATAGTTCTGGAAAAATTGGATTGCGAGGTGCCACAAGAAGACATCGGCATGGTCTGGGATGGTCTATGCTTTGGTTTCCTGTTACTCCAGAAACGACTGTTCAAGAGTTACTACTTCTTCCACATAGTAGATGAAACGAAAGCTATGAGCATCCTAGCGTCTAGAGGGGCGGAGTTATTAGAAGAATTGCACCAGAAGCGCATCGAAATTCAAGAAAACGTTGAGAAGAACGTGCTGCAGAAGTTGAAGTTTAAAATGGATAAAATTAAAGCTAACCagagaaaaatacaaggaCCTAGTTACAGGGAGCCACAGATACATGCAGTTG ATACTCTCTATCCAGGAACACGGCCGTTGTACAGAGTTCGCGCCCCAAAGACCAACAGAGAGG CTGTCAGATCAGGCGACTACTACATGTTCGACGACCTGGACGACGACGATGTGACCGATCTGATCCCGGACACTGAATCCGAAAAACAAGAAGCGGAGAAACGTCACGAAGCTGAAAAACGCGGCAGAAGAATGACCATTTCCGAG CTGATGAACACGCTGATTAAGACAGACATTGAGATCGCGACACACGTCGCCATGTACGGAGGGACTGAAAAGGACGCGCTGAGACTACGTCGTCGGAGTGTGCCTTTAACAAGGAAGAAATCATCTATGTCGTATCTCAGTGCACGTTCCGAGACCGACACTGCAGTGGCCACCGAT gGCGCTGACAAAACAAGTATCGCGTCGGCGGACACGGAAACCGGTGAAAAAGATGCGGCCGCGGAAGAACGTGATAAAACACCAGAGCCAACAGACGACGAATATGGAGAAGATAAACCAGATGAAAAGGAGGAGACACAGGAGGATGAGCAAAAAGTATCAATTGCTACGTACTTCAAATTCATTATAGTGATGATTAATAGCACCCTGACGTCGATGACCAAATACTTGAACAGATTTTCGCGTGACTATAGATACATTCGCAAGGttttaacgaaagaaaaaaaagtattaaag aCAAAACCAGATTTCCGGATGGGAATGCGATTGGGAATCACTCAAATATGGCAGCCAATTCCCCTGATGAAACAAGG ATCGACTAATGGAAATGCCGAGGAATCTTGCGATGCTGGCGAAGGATCTAACCAACCACGACCGCAGGAAGAAAG CTCACTATTCTCCGAAATCTCACCTGTTCAACACGATGACGAAGGTGGTGCACTGTCTGAAGTCGATCAACCACCGATAATCCAATTATTGGCATCCATTTGGTTTGGAATCCTGGCACATTCTTGTCTACTTTGTTACTTCATGGTGTTCCTTCATCAGATTAAAAATGCATCCGTCCTTTCCACGCCTTTGCCTCTCATGGTGTTCTGCTGGGGTTCGTTAACCATTCCACGACCCTCGAAAACATTTTGGATAACGTTAATCGCGTACACCgag GCAATCGTGATAGTAAAATGCATTTTCCAATTGGAAGTATTGCCCTGGAATCGAGATGCTGCACCGAATAATCCTCTATTTACTCCTAGAATTATGGGGGTTGAACGCAAACATAATTATGCTTTGTGGGATCTGTTGTTGCTTCTCATGGTGTTCTTCCATAG ATTTATGCTGAAATCATTAGGACAATGGACGTCTCCGTCCCTAAAAccaagaaaaattattccttcCACTTTAACTGTAGTTCCATCCAAGCCTCCACCGCCAGAAAATAGAGGTCAAGGAGAATCTGCATCGctacaagaagaagaaag cgGTAGTACCGTAAGAACACCTAAAGGAGCAACTCTGAACCTTCGCGCAGCAGGGGAGGGTGAAAATGCGCAAACCACaaatgaatatgaaaaattagtgGCCGTTCAAGGAGAAGAAATCAGCCCCGCGAACGAAGAGTTCAATAAAGCCATGAATATgac cgtaaataaatacaaagaacCAATGAAAGATTTCTTCCAAAAAATTCTTAGTCCAATTAGCAAAGAAAAGACGAacgtatatgcatatatgttCCTGTgtgatttctttaatttcttgcTACTCATTTTTGGATTTTCTGCATTTGGG ACACAACAAGGTGACGGTGGTGTTACAGCCTATTTACAAGAAAATCGAGTTCCCATGCCATTCTTACTGATGTTACTGCTACAGTTTGCACTGATAGTTATCGATAGAGCTTTGTTCTTAAAGAAATCAATCGTAGGCAAACTAATTTTCCATTACTTTCTTATATTTGGCGTTCACATTTGGATGTTCTTCATATTGCCAAGTGTCACCGAACG ACAATTTAATGAGAGGCTTCCACCGCAAATTTGGTACATGGTCAAGTGCTTCTACCTCTTGTTAGCGGCTTATCAATTAAGACAAGGCTATCCGACACGAATACTTGGCAATTTCCTCTGCAAGAAATACAGCATTGTCAACTATGTCTTATTCAAAGt ATTCATGTTAGTCCCATTCTTATTCGAATTAAGGGCAGTAATGGACTGGATCTGGACGGACACTTCCATGACGATAATGGATTGGTTTAAAATGGAAGATATTTTCGCcaatatttatcaaatcaAG TGTATGCGAGGCGTAGAAACGGATTTCCCTCAGCCACGAGGTGTAAAGAAGCAACAAATGAGCAAGTACTTAGTCGGTGGTGGTGCTCTCTTCTTCATGATTGGATTAATATGGTTCCCCTTGCTCTTATTCGCACTTGGTGGCACAGTTGGTGTTTCGAATCTACCCTACGatgtttcaatgaaaattagaaTTGGTCCTTATGAACCAATTTACTCTATGTCGGCGCAAAGTAGCTCTATCATCGAATACGACGAAACTGATTTCAtgagattttcaaatttgtacgCGAGAGATAGACCTGCGGTCACTTTCCTGGAAAACTATATACATTCTGATGTCGCTGCCGTGAGATTGAGTGGGTTCTCTCGAAAATTATGGAGTATATCTCCGCCAGACTTAGATAG ACTGATAACAGAACTAGAAGATAATAGCACAACCGTGATCATCCACGTAGAGTGGACAGTGTCTCGAAAAACGGACGCGAAAGATGCCAGTGGGATAACGACACAAGTGAGAGATATAAAATTGCCACCGTATGAAAACAATGAATTTAATCCTGTGAGAAGAACGTTAGCTAATATGCTCTCTAGCAATGACTCAACCGTGCATAATGGTACTATCACGTTGCAATATGCGTTTCCCAAGTTTTTGAAAGTGACTGGTCGAACCACTGACGTCGTTCCACAATTAATGCGAATGC CGAAATGGCTTGATGACAATGTAGAGGAAGAGGATGAGAATCATCTGTACAGGGATGTTAGTCTTCATTTATCTACCGACGCAGATTGTTGCGCTCGTCAGAAATGGTGGATCGTTAAAGAAGTTTGTAATGATTCTTTATACGATCAGCTATTAAAGAGAGTGCCCCTAAATGACTGCAAGTACATCATGATGTTCTTGTTCAATGATAAAACGTTCCCCGAGGGGTTGAGCTTTATCAGTGGATTTGG AATCTTAGGTTTGTACACTACCGCGGTGATAGTCATAAGTCAAATGATGAGGAAGATAGTCAGTGACATGGCGCCAAAGATTATGTTCGATGACTTACCCTACGTCGATAGAATACTAAGATTATGCTTAGATATTTATTTGGTCCGTGAAAGTGGAGAATTGTGTCTCGAGGAAGACTTGTTCGCCAAATTAATATTCCTCTACAGATCACCGGAGACGTTGATCAG ATGGACAAGGCCACCCGAAGAAGGTGAGAGAACTGACAACGAAGATCAAGATGATGTAGATGAGGATGCTGTGGCGCCAAGAGGGGAATCTCGAGATGTTTCTCGcagagaataa